A section of the Phacochoerus africanus isolate WHEZ1 chromosome 4, ROS_Pafr_v1, whole genome shotgun sequence genome encodes:
- the FADS1 gene encoding acyl-CoA (8-3)-desaturase isoform X1 codes for MRHPEERPTQDPFVAFHMNQGLVRKYMSSLLIGELSPEQPSFEPTKNKELTDEFRELQATVEQMGLMKPNHVFFLMHLLHILLLDVTAWLVLWLFGTSFVPFVLCAVLLSTVQAQAGWLQHDLGHLSVFSTSTWNHLVHHFVIGHLKGAPASWWNHLHFQHHAKPNCFCKDPDISMHPFFFALGKILSVELGKQKKKYMPYNHQHKYFFLIGPPALLPAYFQWYIFYFVIKRKKWVDLAWMTSFYVRIFLTYVPLLGLKGSLGLLFLVRFLESNWFVWVTQMNHIPMHIDHDRNVDWFSMQVRATCNVHKSAFNDWFSGHLNFQIEHHLFPRMPRHNYHKVAPLVQSLCAKHGIEYQSKPLLSAFADIVHSLKESGQLWLDAYLHQ; via the exons ATGAGACATCCAGAGGAAAGACCAACTCAG GATCCCTTTGTGGCGTTCCACATGAACCAGGGCCTTGTGAGGAAGTATATGAGCTCTCTCCTGATTGGAGAACTGTCTCCGGAGCAGCCCAGCTTTGAACCGACTAAGAAT AAAGAGCTGACTGATGAGTTCCGGGAGCTTCAGGCCACGGTGGAGCAGATGGGGCTCATGAAGCCCAACCATGTCTTCTTCTTAATGCACCTGCTGCACATCCTGCTGCTGGACGTCACTGCCTGGCTCGTTCTTTGGCTCTTCGGGACGTCCTTCGTGCCCTTCGTCCTCTGTGCGGTGCTGCTCAGCACAGTTCAG GCCCAGGCTGGCTGGCTGCAGCATGACTTGGGACACCTGTCCGTCTTCAGCACCTCTACGTGGAACCACCTGGTACATCATTTTGTGATTGGCCACCTGAAG GGGGCCCCTGCCAGTTGGTGGAACCACCTGCACTTCCAGCACCATGCCAAGCCCAACTGCTTCTGCAAAGACCCAGACATCAGCATGCACCCCTTCTTCTTTGCCTTGGGGAAGATCCTCTCTGTGGAG CttgggaaacagaagaaaaagtacaTGCCATACAACCACCAGCACAAATACTTCTTCTTGA TTGGGCCCCCAGCCTTGCTGCCTGCCTACTTCCAGtggtatattttctattttgttatcaAGAGGAAGAAGTGGGTG GACTTGGCCTGGATGACGTCCTTCTATGTGCGCATCTTCCTCACTTATGTGCCACTGTTGGGGCTGAAGGGCTCCCTGGGCCTCCTCTTCCTGGTCAG GTTCCTAGAAAGCAACTGGTTCGTGTGGGTGACACAGATGAACCACATCCCCATGCACATTGACCACGACCGGAACGTGGACTGGTTCTCCATGCAG GTCCGGGCAACGTGCAACGTCCACAAGTCGGCCTTCAATGATTGGTTCAGTGGCCACCTCAACTTCCAGATTGAGCACCA TCTTTTCCCCAGGATGCCTCGACACAATTACCACAAAGTGGCTCCCCTGGTGCAGTCCCTGTGTGCCAAGCATGGTATAGAGTACCAGTCCAAGCCCCTGCTCTCGGCCTTCGCCGACATTGTCCA CTCACTGAAGGAGTCCGGGCAACTCTGGCTGGATGCCTATCTTCACCAGTAA
- the FEN1 gene encoding flap endonuclease 1 → MGIQGLAKLIADVAPGAIRENDIKSYFGRKVAIDASMSIYQFLIAVRQGGDVLQNEEGETTSHLMGMFYRTIRMMENGIKPVYVFDGKPPQLKSGELAKRSERRAEAEKQLQQAQAAGAGEEVEKFTKRLVKVTKQHNDECKHLLSLMGVPYLDAPSEAEASCAALVKAGKVYAAATEDMDCLTFGSPVLMRHLTASEAKKLPIQEFHLSRVLQELGLNQEQFVDLCILLGSDYCESIRGIGPKRAVDLIQKHKSIEEIVRRLDPNKYPVPENWLHKEAQQLFLEPEVLDPESVELKWSEPNEEELVKFMCGEKQFSEERIRSGVRRLSKSRQGSTQGRLDDFFKVTGSLSSAKRKEPEPKGSAKKKAKTGAAGKLKRAK, encoded by the coding sequence ATGGGGATTCAAGGACTGGCCAAACTGATCGCCGACGTGGCCCCCGGGGCCATCCGGGAGAATGACATCAAGAGCTACTTTGGCCGCAAGGTGGCCATCGATGCCTCCATGAGCATCTATCAGTTCCTGATCGCCGTTCGCCAGGGCGGGGATGTGCTGCAGAACGAGGAGGGCGAGACCACCAGCCACCTGATGGGCATGTTCTACCGCACCATCCGCATGATGGAGAACGGCATCAAGCCCGTGTACGTCTTCGACGGCAAGCCGCCGCAGCTCAAGTCGGGGGAGCTGGCCAAACGCAGCGAGCGGCGGGCCGAGGCGGAGAAGCAGCTGCAGCAGGCGCAGGCTGCCGGCGCcggggaggaggtggagaagtTTACCAAGCGCCTGGTCAAGGTCACCAAGCAGCACAACGATGAGTGCAAGCATCTCCTGAGCCTCATGGGCGTCCCGTACCTCGACGCGCCCAGCGAGGCGGAGGCCAGCTGCGCAGCCCTGGTGAAGGCTGGCAAAGTCTACGCCGCGGCCACAGAGGACATGGATTGCCTGACCTTCGGCAGCCCCGTGCTCATGCGGCACCTGACTGCCAGTGAGGCCAAGAAGCTGCCCATCCAGGAGTTCCACCTGAGCCGGGTCCTGCAGGAGCTGGGCCTGAACCAGGAGCAGTTTGTGGATCTCTGCATCCTGCTGGGCAGCGACTACTGTGAGAGCATTCGGGGCATTGGGCCCAAGCGGGCCGTGGACCTCATCCAGAAGCACAAGAGCATCGAGGAGATCGTGCGTCGGCTCGACCCCAACAAGTACCCTGTGCCGGAAAACTGGCTCCACAAGGAGGCCCAGCAGCTCTTCCTGGAGCCGGAGGTGCTGGACCCGGAGTCTGTGGAGCTGAAGTGGAGCGAGCCAAATGAAGAAGAGCTCGTCAAGTTCATGTGCGGCGAGAAGCAGTTCTCCGAGGAGCGAATCCGCAGCGGGGTCAGGCGGCTGAGCAAGAGCCGCCAGGGCAGCACCCAGGGCCGCCTGGATGATTTCTTCAAGGTGACCGGCTCCCTCTCGTCAGCTAAGCGCAAGGAGCCAGAGCCCAAGGGATCCGCTAAGAAGAAGGCAAAGACCGGGGCAGCAGGGAAGCTCAAAAGGGCAAAATAG
- the TMEM258 gene encoding transmembrane protein 258 — MELEAMSRYTSPVNPAVFPHLTVVLLAIGMFFTAWFFVYEVTSTKYTRDIYKELLISLVASLFMGFGVLFLLLWVGIYV, encoded by the exons ATG GAGCTTGAGGCCATGAGCAGATACACCAGCCCGGTGAACCCAGCCGTCTTCCCCCACCTGACGGTGGTGCTGTTGGCCATTGGCATGTTCTTTACCGCCTGGTTCTTCGT TTATGAAGTCACCTCCACCAAGTACACTCGGGATATCTACAAAGAGCTTCTCATCTCTTTGGTGGCCTCACTCTTCATGGGCTTTGGAGTCCTGTTCCTGCTGCTGTGGGTCGGCATCTACGTATGA